The Streptomyces sp. NBC_01268 genome window below encodes:
- a CDS encoding WD40 repeat domain-containing protein, whose product MPSVRAELPGAPALLGWLTDPEAPRLCLVTEAPGLLDWFAGHGPRGAGRRRTARALVPLTGQTALGTTWAVAGRLGVVATSPADLVRVLATTETGRVPRTVLILPALHTAAEPVPVAELLRDLATLGRVRVVVETREGSPEHAVLAEGRVAVVAAEDEERGERADGGGDTGPTGDTGRAHPAPLPDLSDPLAVCAADPFAVTAGYVRDPGDQHGGLRPAWLRAGQALCTARTPADRALALLAVLGDGADPRLRPALEEAAAPARWRLRWSRVVGDVAPPWPGPVAALAVQGGTLLAADLGGTVRLLGAADARPLGRLDHPVTGRVMALAPAPDGTVLLLDERGRLHTVRGREPRPPYLQRLTEAVTATLTRHPGTALAAISGSVVVGDRLGSVHAFGLTGLHQASLHSGRVTAVGAVESETPFVCSGGSDGTVRLWTPGRDPEPAALAERPSPVVSLHATETPYGPFVAVAWADGSVELHDVESHTHRSFRPGPPVRAVAVTPDGALVVGLDEAAVCLERA is encoded by the coding sequence ATGCCGTCCGTCCGCGCGGAGCTCCCCGGGGCCCCGGCCCTGCTCGGCTGGCTCACCGACCCCGAGGCCCCCCGCCTCTGCCTCGTCACCGAAGCGCCCGGCCTGCTCGACTGGTTCGCGGGCCACGGGCCCCGTGGCGCCGGGCGCCGCCGCACCGCCCGCGCGCTCGTCCCGCTGACCGGCCAGACCGCCCTCGGCACCACCTGGGCCGTCGCCGGCCGGCTCGGCGTCGTCGCCACCTCGCCCGCCGACCTCGTCCGGGTCCTCGCCACCACCGAGACCGGCCGCGTCCCCCGCACCGTCCTGATCCTGCCCGCCCTGCACACCGCCGCCGAACCCGTCCCGGTCGCCGAACTGCTCCGGGACCTCGCCACCCTCGGGCGCGTGCGGGTGGTCGTCGAGACCCGGGAGGGCAGCCCGGAGCACGCGGTCCTCGCCGAGGGGCGGGTCGCGGTCGTGGCGGCGGAGGACGAGGAGCGCGGGGAGCGGGCGGACGGCGGGGGCGACACCGGCCCCACCGGCGACACGGGGCGAGCGCACCCCGCCCCCCTGCCGGACCTCTCCGACCCCCTGGCCGTCTGCGCCGCGGACCCCTTCGCGGTCACCGCCGGATACGTCCGTGACCCGGGCGACCAGCACGGCGGCCTCCGCCCGGCCTGGCTCCGTGCCGGGCAGGCGCTCTGTACGGCCCGTACCCCCGCCGACCGGGCCCTCGCCCTGCTCGCCGTCCTCGGCGACGGCGCCGACCCGAGACTGCGGCCCGCGCTGGAGGAGGCGGCCGCGCCGGCGCGCTGGCGGCTGCGGTGGAGCCGGGTGGTGGGGGACGTCGCCCCGCCCTGGCCCGGCCCGGTCGCCGCGCTCGCCGTGCAGGGCGGCACGCTCCTCGCCGCCGACCTGGGCGGCACGGTACGGCTGCTCGGCGCGGCCGACGCGCGCCCGCTGGGGCGGCTCGACCACCCCGTCACCGGGCGCGTCATGGCCCTCGCGCCGGCGCCCGACGGAACGGTCCTGCTTCTCGACGAGCGGGGCCGGCTGCACACCGTACGGGGCAGGGAGCCGCGCCCGCCCTACCTCCAGCGCCTCACCGAAGCCGTCACCGCCACCCTGACCCGGCACCCCGGCACGGCGCTCGCCGCCATCTCCGGCTCGGTCGTCGTCGGTGACCGGCTCGGCTCCGTCCACGCCTTCGGTCTGACCGGGCTGCACCAGGCGTCCCTGCACAGCGGGCGGGTCACGGCCGTCGGTGCGGTGGAGTCGGAGACGCCGTTCGTGTGCAGCGGCGGCAGCGACGGAACGGTTCGCCTGTGGACCCCCGGGCGGGACCCGGAGCCGGCGGCCCTGGCCGAGCGCCCCTCGCCGGTGGTCTCGCTCCACGCGACGGAGACCCCGTACGGCCCGTTCGTGGCGGTGGCCTGGGCCGACGGCTCCGTGGAGCTCCACGACGTCGAGTCGCACACCCACCGCTCCTTCCGCCCGGGCCCGCCCGTACGCGCGGTCGCCGTGACGCCGGACGGCGCGCTGGTCGTCGGCCTGGACGAGGCCGCGGTGTGCCTGGAACGGGCCTGA